The Fictibacillus arsenicus genome contains a region encoding:
- the sigF gene encoding RNA polymerase sporulation sigma factor SigF encodes MDVEVKGSKSEPFLKDEEIKLLIKQSQEGDQHARDTIVEKNMRLVWSVVQRFLNRGYEADDLFQIGSIGLLKSVDKFDLSYDVRFSTYAVPMIIGEIQRFIRDDGTVKVSRSLKETGNKVRKAKDELSKSLGRTPTINEVAQYLEVAVEDVIMAQDAVRAPQSIHETVYENDGDPITLLDQISDHAESKWFDKIALKDIMDKLDERERLIVYLRYFKDQTQSEVAERLAISQVQVSRLEKKILLFMKNQMET; translated from the coding sequence ATGGATGTCGAGGTGAAAGGCAGCAAAAGCGAACCGTTTCTTAAGGATGAAGAGATAAAATTATTAATTAAACAAAGTCAGGAAGGAGACCAGCACGCCCGCGATACGATTGTTGAAAAAAATATGCGGCTTGTCTGGTCTGTGGTTCAGCGCTTTTTAAACAGAGGTTATGAAGCAGATGACCTTTTCCAAATCGGCAGTATTGGTCTGTTAAAATCAGTGGATAAATTTGATCTGTCTTACGATGTAAGATTCTCGACCTACGCTGTTCCGATGATTATCGGCGAGATTCAGCGTTTTATACGTGACGACGGAACAGTAAAAGTAAGCCGCTCTCTGAAAGAGACTGGCAACAAGGTTCGGAAGGCTAAAGACGAGTTATCTAAATCTCTTGGACGGACACCGACGATTAATGAAGTCGCTCAATATCTAGAAGTAGCGGTGGAAGATGTTATTATGGCACAGGACGCTGTAAGAGCACCTCAGTCTATACATGAGACTGTTTATGAAAATGATGGTGATCCAATAACTCTTTTAGACCAAATCTCAGATCATGCAGAAAGTAAATGGTTTGATAAAATTGCTTTAAAAGATATTATGGACAAGCTGGATGAGCGGGAGCGTCTAATCGTGTATTTACGATATTTTAAAGACCAGACCCAATCCGAAGTAGCTGAACGGCTTGCCATCTCACAAGTTCAAGTATCGAGACTCGAAAAGAAAATATTGTTATTTATGAAAAACCAGATGGAGACTTAA
- a CDS encoding stage V sporulation protein AB: MTIKVLLIAFIGFGGGITVGSGLVALITVLGIVPRLMQLSKTYSFIRSYELSIILGAVLGGWMNLRNASFSFSPIILAPVGLLAGIFVGMLAAALTEVLNVLPILAKRVGFGEKIIIILMAIVFGKISGSLFHWIYYINH; this comes from the coding sequence ATGACGATTAAAGTTTTGCTTATTGCCTTTATTGGATTTGGCGGAGGTATAACTGTAGGTTCAGGTCTCGTTGCATTGATAACGGTTCTGGGGATTGTACCAAGGCTTATGCAGCTTTCAAAAACCTACAGCTTTATAAGAAGTTACGAGCTAAGCATTATACTTGGTGCGGTTTTAGGGGGATGGATGAACTTGAGAAATGCTTCATTTTCATTTTCTCCGATAATTCTTGCACCGGTCGGCTTACTGGCTGGTATTTTTGTCGGAATGCTTGCCGCTGCATTAACGGAGGTATTAAATGTTTTGCCGATTTTAGCGAAGCGTGTGGGCTTTGGTGAAAAAATTATCATTATATTAATGGCCATTGTGTTTGGAAAAATTTCGGGGTCCTTGTTTCATTGGATCTATTATATCAATCATTAA
- the lysA gene encoding diaminopimelate decarboxylase yields the protein MNLHGTAKIGENNHLWIGGADTVELAKKYGTPLYLYDVSLIRTRARGFKKAFEEKGVGYQVAYASKAFSSIAIIQLMDQEGLSLDVVSGGELYTALQAEFPAERIHFHGNNKSVEELEFALKAGVGCIVVDNFYEINLLKTLCRQVNKKVKILLRLTPGIEAHTHDYIITGQEDSKFGFDLGSGQADKALQEVLESEFFEVLGIHCHIGSQIFETEGFTLAIDKLFSHFAIWEDSYQYFPRVVNLGGGFGIQYTSDDTPLEPEQYVMAMIDEVNRKMAQFEGKSMPELWIEPGRSLVGDAGTTIYSIGSQKEIEGVRHYVSVDGGMTDNIRPALYQAKYDAYTANKMNDKPAQTVSIAGKCCESGDMLIWDLELPEVTDQDYLSVSCTGAYGYSMANNYNRIQRPAVVFVENGEEQLVVKRETYEDLVRQDVPLKSKVFV from the coding sequence GTGAATTTACATGGCACAGCTAAAATCGGAGAAAATAATCATCTTTGGATAGGCGGAGCAGATACGGTCGAACTTGCAAAAAAGTATGGCACACCGCTTTATCTATATGATGTTTCTTTAATAAGAACTAGAGCGAGAGGATTCAAGAAAGCATTTGAAGAAAAGGGTGTTGGATATCAGGTAGCATACGCCAGCAAAGCATTTTCTTCCATCGCGATCATTCAGCTCATGGATCAAGAAGGGTTAAGTTTGGATGTTGTATCCGGCGGGGAACTTTATACAGCACTCCAAGCAGAATTTCCTGCAGAACGGATCCATTTTCATGGCAACAACAAAAGTGTTGAGGAATTAGAGTTCGCACTTAAAGCAGGAGTAGGTTGTATTGTAGTAGACAATTTTTATGAAATAAATCTTTTAAAGACACTTTGCAGACAAGTGAATAAGAAAGTCAAGATCTTATTGCGACTTACACCTGGTATTGAAGCCCATACACATGATTACATCATAACCGGGCAGGAGGATTCTAAATTTGGTTTTGACTTAGGAAGCGGTCAAGCAGATAAGGCGTTGCAAGAAGTCCTTGAGTCTGAGTTTTTCGAGGTACTTGGCATACATTGTCACATAGGTTCTCAAATCTTTGAAACGGAAGGTTTTACGTTAGCAATTGATAAGCTGTTTAGCCACTTTGCGATTTGGGAAGACAGCTATCAATATTTTCCTCGAGTAGTGAATCTAGGGGGAGGTTTCGGTATTCAATATACTTCTGATGACACACCTCTTGAGCCAGAACAGTATGTAATGGCAATGATTGATGAAGTTAATCGTAAAATGGCTCAATTCGAAGGAAAATCAATGCCTGAATTATGGATTGAACCGGGAAGATCGCTCGTTGGAGATGCTGGGACAACGATCTATTCGATCGGTTCACAAAAAGAGATTGAAGGCGTTAGACATTATGTTTCAGTTGATGGCGGTATGACAGATAATATCCGTCCAGCCCTTTATCAAGCAAAATATGACGCATATACAGCAAACAAGATGAACGATAAGCCTGCCCAGACAGTATCAATTGCAGGAAAGTGCTGTGAGAGCGGGGATATGCTCATTTGGGATTTGGAGCTGCCTGAAGTGACGGATCAAGATTATCTTTCTGTATCTTGTACAGGAGCGTATGGATACAGTATGGCAAACAATTATAACCGAATACAGCGTCCAGCAGTTGTCTTTGTAGAAAATGGTGAAGAACAGCTTGTCGTTAAGCGAGAAACTTACGAAGACTTAGTTAGACAGGATGTACCCCTTAAATCAAAGGTTTTTGTGTAA
- a CDS encoding segregation/condensation protein A produces the protein MQYSVKLDGFEGPLDLLLHLIQTYEVDIYDIPVAIITEQYLQYIHTMKELKLDVASEYLVMAATLLAIKSKMLLPKHEDDFLDQQMELDVEEDPRDELVRRLIEYRKYKFAADELKEREAARSLVYTREPLDLSQFEKDETAQQVTNVTLYDMLQAMQKVFQEKVTRSPRQTTIERQEIPIETRMDQIKQSLLSVGGKRRFTDLFDKSSKEFVVVTFLAILELMKVKSINCEQQDHFSEIYITMIEE, from the coding sequence ATGCAATATAGTGTGAAGCTTGATGGATTTGAAGGTCCGCTTGATTTGTTGCTTCATTTAATTCAAACATACGAAGTAGATATTTATGATATACCTGTAGCGATAATTACGGAGCAATACTTGCAATATATACATACCATGAAAGAGCTTAAACTGGATGTTGCCAGTGAATATTTAGTGATGGCTGCAACTTTGCTTGCGATAAAAAGCAAGATGCTACTGCCGAAGCATGAAGATGATTTTCTTGATCAGCAGATGGAATTAGACGTGGAAGAAGATCCGAGAGACGAATTGGTGAGAAGGTTAATCGAATACAGGAAATATAAGTTTGCAGCAGATGAATTAAAAGAGAGAGAAGCTGCAAGAAGCTTAGTTTATACTAGAGAACCGCTTGATTTAAGCCAGTTCGAAAAAGATGAAACAGCTCAGCAGGTAACAAATGTAACGCTTTATGACATGCTGCAGGCAATGCAGAAAGTCTTTCAGGAAAAAGTGACTCGGTCACCAAGACAAACGACGATAGAACGGCAAGAAATACCGATAGAAACCAGAATGGACCAGATTAAACAATCACTTCTTTCTGTTGGAGGAAAAAGACGTTTTACCGATCTTTTTGATAAAAGCTCAAAAGAATTTGTAGTAGTTACTTTTTTGGCCATTTTGGAATTAATGAAAGTAAAAAGTATTAACTGTGAGCAGCAAGACCATTTTAGTGAAATTTATATTACCATGATAGAGGAGTAA
- the spoVAE gene encoding stage V sporulation protein AE, whose amino-acid sequence MEFLWAFIVGGLICVVGQLMMDILKLTPAHVTSSFVVIGAFLDAFGIYDNLIKFAGAGATVPITSFGHSLLHGAMAAADEHGFIGIAMGIFELTSAGISSAILFGFLVAVIFEPKG is encoded by the coding sequence ATGGAATTTCTATGGGCCTTTATTGTAGGGGGACTAATTTGTGTAGTTGGTCAATTAATGATGGACATTTTAAAATTGACACCTGCCCATGTTACATCATCATTTGTTGTAATTGGAGCTTTTCTGGATGCTTTCGGTATTTATGATAACCTCATTAAATTTGCAGGAGCCGGTGCTACTGTTCCTATCACCAGCTTCGGACACTCATTGCTGCACGGAGCAATGGCAGCAGCTGATGAACATGGATTTATCGGTATAGCAATGGGGATTTTCGAATTAACTTCTGCAGGTATATCATCTGCTATTCTTTTTGGATTTTTAGTTGCAGTTATCTTCGAACCAAAGGGGTGA
- a CDS encoding peptidylprolyl isomerase, giving the protein MKKGSIEFENGEKILFDLYQEEAPGTVENFEKLANEGFYNGVTFHRVIPGFVAQGGDPTGTGAGGPGYSIPCETEGNPHKHVAGSLSMAHAGRDTGGSQFFIVHEPQPHLNGVHTVFGQVTEGMDTVLRIKQGDVMKEVKVWEE; this is encoded by the coding sequence ATGAAAAAAGGTTCAATCGAATTTGAAAATGGTGAAAAGATATTATTTGATCTATACCAAGAAGAAGCACCTGGAACTGTAGAAAACTTTGAAAAGCTAGCAAACGAAGGATTTTATAATGGAGTAACATTCCACCGTGTAATTCCTGGTTTCGTAGCACAAGGCGGAGATCCAACTGGAACTGGCGCAGGGGGCCCAGGTTACTCAATTCCATGTGAAACTGAAGGAAATCCTCACAAACACGTAGCAGGATCTCTATCAATGGCTCACGCTGGCCGTGACACTGGTGGAAGCCAGTTCTTTATCGTACACGAGCCTCAGCCGCATTTGAATGGTGTTCACACAGTTTTCGGACAAGTTACTGAAGGAATGGATACTGTTTTGCGCATTAAGCAAGGCGATGTAATGAAAGAAGTTAAGGTTTGGGAAGAATAA
- a CDS encoding stage V sporulation protein AE codes for MRVKKRVIFITDGDLYALRVVEHAATIIGGRCISQSWGNPTKKSGEELVEMIRKTPHDPVLVMFDDCGFKGEGPGEQAMRIIHQQEDIEVIGAVAVASKTHFAEWTKVHCSMDRYGELTEFGIDKSGVPDLETGRINGDTVYILDELNLPFIIGVGDIGKMAGFDSVEKGAPITLKAINLILERSESHGKYKKQNTDQ; via the coding sequence TTGAGGGTGAAAAAACGGGTTATTTTTATAACTGATGGAGATCTTTATGCGCTTCGGGTTGTTGAACATGCTGCCACAATAATTGGCGGACGCTGTATTTCACAGTCTTGGGGAAATCCGACTAAAAAAAGCGGTGAAGAACTTGTTGAAATGATCCGTAAAACCCCTCATGATCCTGTGCTTGTAATGTTTGATGACTGTGGCTTTAAAGGTGAAGGTCCTGGTGAGCAGGCTATGAGAATTATTCATCAACAAGAGGACATTGAAGTTATCGGTGCGGTTGCAGTCGCATCTAAAACGCATTTTGCAGAATGGACAAAGGTTCATTGTTCGATGGACAGATATGGTGAACTCACTGAGTTTGGGATTGATAAAAGCGGAGTGCCTGATTTGGAAACTGGAAGAATCAATGGGGATACGGTCTATATTTTAGATGAATTGAATCTTCCTTTCATTATCGGGGTAGGGGACATCGGCAAAATGGCCGGATTTGATTCCGTAGAAAAAGGAGCTCCCATTACTTTGAAGGCAATCAATCTCATTTTAGAAAGGAGCGAATCTCATGGCAAATACAAAAAACAAAACACCGATCAGTAA
- the scpB gene encoding SMC-Scp complex subunit ScpB, translating to MERDEIKAVIEGLLFVSGDEGIDRKQIAQVLEKDSGEINEIIDELKKSYLSPDRGMTIVEYAGSLQFVTKPDHAVYYERLVETPGHSTLSQAALETLAIIAYKQPITRSEIEEVRGVKTEKPLQTLSAKGLVKEVGRAEGTGRAILYGTTKAFLDHFGLQSIKELPPLPENIQEESVEQEADLFFSKFQESISFEDN from the coding sequence TTGGAACGAGATGAAATAAAAGCGGTTATTGAAGGTTTGCTCTTTGTCAGCGGGGATGAAGGCATAGACAGAAAACAAATTGCACAAGTGCTTGAAAAAGACAGCGGGGAAATAAATGAGATTATTGATGAGCTGAAAAAAAGCTACCTTTCACCTGACAGAGGGATGACGATTGTTGAATATGCGGGATCACTTCAGTTCGTAACGAAACCAGATCATGCAGTTTATTACGAGCGGCTTGTTGAAACTCCTGGTCACTCCACTCTTTCACAAGCGGCTCTTGAAACTTTGGCGATTATTGCTTATAAACAGCCGATTACAAGGTCTGAAATCGAAGAGGTCAGAGGCGTGAAGACAGAAAAACCACTTCAGACTTTATCTGCAAAAGGCCTTGTAAAAGAGGTCGGAAGAGCAGAAGGAACTGGGAGAGCTATCTTGTACGGCACGACCAAAGCATTTTTAGATCATTTCGGCCTTCAGTCGATTAAAGAACTGCCTCCGCTCCCGGAGAACATCCAGGAGGAGAGCGTGGAACAGGAAGCAGACCTATTCTTTTCGAAGTTTCAGGAATCTATATCTTTTGAAGATAACTAA
- the spoVAD gene encoding stage V sporulation protein AD produces MNLLGRQTWKFANSIYLNAAGTAVGPMESEGPLGSYFDKTYNNLHCGQKNWELAERQLMEDAIDFCLKKSKLNPEDINFLLAGDLLNQIVSSNYTARGNGIPFLGVFGACSTSMESLALGAALVDGGYANRVIAAVSSHNATAERQFRYPTEYGGQKPDTATFTVTGAGAALVSKEVSDIKITSATVGKVVDLGIKDPFDMGSAMAPAAADTIAAHFKEMNVSPDEYDLIATGDLSGVGAPIVKMLLKEQGYDISDNHCDCGLMVYRSDQQVFAGGSGCACSAVVTYGYILDEIRKGNLKKVMMVATGALLNPVMVQQKETIPTVAHAVVLERAEGGM; encoded by the coding sequence ATGAATTTATTAGGCAGACAAACATGGAAATTTGCAAACAGCATCTATTTGAATGCTGCTGGTACTGCTGTTGGTCCAATGGAAAGTGAAGGACCGCTCGGAAGCTATTTTGATAAGACTTATAACAATCTACATTGCGGTCAAAAAAATTGGGAGCTGGCTGAACGGCAGCTGATGGAAGATGCAATTGATTTCTGTTTAAAGAAATCAAAACTAAACCCTGAAGACATTAACTTTTTGCTTGCAGGAGATCTTTTAAATCAGATTGTATCCTCAAATTATACAGCCAGAGGAAACGGTATCCCTTTTTTAGGGGTTTTTGGAGCTTGTTCTACTTCTATGGAATCTCTTGCGCTTGGAGCCGCCCTGGTAGACGGCGGTTATGCAAACAGAGTTATTGCGGCGGTCAGTTCACATAATGCAACTGCTGAGAGGCAGTTCAGATATCCAACTGAATATGGCGGGCAAAAACCAGATACAGCAACATTTACCGTGACTGGAGCAGGTGCGGCACTAGTAAGTAAAGAGGTATCAGATATAAAGATTACTTCAGCTACAGTAGGAAAGGTTGTAGATCTGGGTATTAAAGATCCTTTTGATATGGGTTCAGCTATGGCTCCTGCCGCGGCAGATACGATTGCTGCCCATTTTAAAGAGATGAATGTCTCACCTGACGAATACGATCTTATCGCTACGGGAGATCTGTCAGGTGTCGGAGCCCCAATAGTAAAAATGCTTCTTAAAGAACAAGGATATGACATTTCTGATAATCACTGTGACTGCGGTTTAATGGTCTATCGTTCAGATCAGCAAGTGTTTGCTGGGGGAAGCGGTTGTGCATGTTCGGCAGTCGTAACTTATGGCTATATCCTGGATGAAATACGAAAAGGAAACTTAAAGAAGGTGATGATGGTCGCTACAGGTGCACTGTTAAATCCTGTGATGGTCCAGCAAAAAGAAACAATTCCAACTGTCGCTCATGCAGTAGTTTTAGAGCGGGCGGAAGGAGGTATGTAA
- the spoIIAA gene encoding anti-sigma F factor antagonist yields MGLAVNLELKHTVLCIRLDGELDHHTADLLRSQVEDYLKKHTVNHIILNLEGLSFMDSSGLGVILGRYKQIKNQDGEMVVCAISPAVKRLFEMSGLFKIIRLEEDEELALQALGVA; encoded by the coding sequence GTGGGATTAGCTGTCAATCTGGAACTTAAACACACTGTTTTGTGTATCCGCTTAGACGGAGAACTTGATCACCATACAGCAGACTTGCTCAGATCACAAGTGGAAGATTACTTGAAAAAGCATACCGTAAACCACATCATTCTTAATTTAGAAGGTTTAAGTTTTATGGATAGCTCTGGTCTTGGTGTCATTTTAGGCCGTTATAAACAAATTAAGAATCAGGATGGAGAAATGGTGGTATGCGCTATTTCACCTGCTGTAAAAAGACTTTTTGAAATGTCAGGCTTATTTAAAATTATCAGGCTTGAGGAAGATGAAGAGCTTGCACTGCAGGCATTGGGGGTGGCTTAA
- the spoVAC gene encoding stage V sporulation protein AC — MATKEEQQAYAEKIKPIQPKPPYVINCLKAFFVGGLICLIGQAIQNFYMTFFNFSQETAGNPTVATLILIAALLTGLGVYDKIGQFGGAGSVVPVTGFANAVTSAALEHKSEGLVLGVATNLFKLAGAVIVFGAVAAYIFGMIRYIFQHVM; from the coding sequence ATGGCAACAAAAGAAGAACAACAAGCTTATGCTGAAAAAATTAAACCAATACAGCCTAAACCTCCATATGTGATCAATTGCTTAAAAGCATTTTTCGTAGGCGGTTTAATCTGTTTAATCGGCCAAGCGATACAAAATTTTTATATGACGTTCTTTAATTTTTCACAAGAAACAGCAGGTAACCCAACTGTTGCAACCCTGATTTTGATCGCTGCCCTTCTGACAGGTCTTGGTGTCTATGATAAGATCGGGCAATTTGGTGGAGCGGGATCAGTTGTACCAGTAACGGGTTTTGCTAACGCTGTAACGAGTGCTGCCCTAGAACATAAAAGCGAAGGACTAGTACTAGGTGTCGCAACAAACCTGTTCAAACTAGCCGGTGCCGTTATTGTTTTTGGAGCGGTTGCAGCTTACATTTTTGGAATGATCAGATATATATTTCAGCATGTGATGTGA
- a CDS encoding spore germination protein — MANTKNKTPISKNIEENEKFLKDRLGIGVSFDVGVRKIFVLKKELQLYYCTGLCDSEFIIMLYRELMDMDHGHRSPGKVKELVHNHLAHQQVELTKSLDEAVDRMLSGLIVIFLDGEEEAFIVDVRSYPGRSPEEPDIEKVVRGARDGYTENIIINTALTRRRIRDERLRHEILQVGERSKTDICISYIQDVADPGLVDLIRKELSKIEIDGIPMADKTIEEFIVKQGWNPFPLVRYTERPDVAAQHLMEGHVLIITDTTPSVMITPTTLFHHVQHAEEYRQTPFIGAFLRWIRFSGIIMSVFLVPMWLLFSMQQQLLPDFIDFIGPNKTTNIPLFLQILFAEIGIDILRLAAIHTPSSLSTAMGLIAAILIGQIAIDVGLFVPEVMLYVAIAAIGGFSTPSYELSVANKVARLVLIVLVVLFKVPGYMIGVTLFILYLSTIKNLNTPYLWPFIPFNPKAFLQILVRVAVPLSKVRPSIVHPQNRKKQPN, encoded by the coding sequence ATGGCAAATACAAAAAACAAAACACCGATCAGTAAAAACATTGAAGAGAACGAAAAGTTCTTAAAGGACCGTCTTGGTATCGGAGTCAGTTTTGATGTTGGGGTACGCAAGATTTTCGTGCTTAAAAAAGAGCTTCAGCTTTACTATTGCACGGGCCTCTGCGACAGTGAATTTATTATAATGCTTTATCGCGAGCTTATGGATATGGATCATGGCCACAGATCTCCTGGGAAAGTAAAGGAACTTGTACATAATCACCTGGCCCATCAGCAGGTTGAACTTACAAAATCACTTGATGAAGCGGTAGACCGTATGCTTTCAGGATTGATCGTCATTTTTCTTGATGGTGAGGAAGAAGCGTTTATTGTAGACGTGAGAAGCTATCCGGGAAGGTCACCAGAAGAACCGGATATTGAAAAAGTTGTAAGGGGAGCTCGTGACGGCTATACAGAAAACATCATTATTAATACAGCTCTTACGAGAAGAAGAATACGGGATGAAAGACTTAGACATGAAATTCTGCAAGTAGGCGAACGATCAAAGACGGATATCTGCATTTCATATATCCAGGATGTTGCTGACCCTGGTCTGGTAGATCTTATCAGAAAAGAACTAAGCAAAATTGAAATAGATGGGATTCCCATGGCGGATAAGACCATTGAAGAGTTTATCGTAAAGCAAGGCTGGAACCCGTTTCCACTCGTACGGTATACAGAAAGACCAGATGTTGCCGCGCAGCATTTAATGGAAGGGCATGTACTAATCATCACGGATACTACACCAAGTGTAATGATCACACCGACTACACTTTTTCATCACGTCCAGCACGCAGAAGAATATCGGCAAACACCATTTATCGGTGCCTTCTTAAGATGGATTCGTTTTAGCGGGATAATCATGTCCGTTTTTTTGGTGCCGATGTGGCTTTTATTTTCAATGCAACAACAGCTGCTGCCTGACTTTATAGACTTTATTGGACCTAATAAAACAACGAATATTCCATTGTTCCTGCAAATTTTGTTTGCTGAAATTGGGATTGATATTTTAAGGCTGGCCGCCATTCATACTCCAAGCTCACTTTCAACGGCAATGGGGCTGATTGCTGCAATTCTGATCGGTCAAATTGCAATAGATGTTGGTTTGTTTGTTCCAGAGGTTATGTTGTACGTGGCCATAGCAGCAATTGGTGGGTTCTCGACCCCAAGTTATGAACTTAGTGTAGCGAATAAAGTAGCCAGACTTGTTCTTATAGTATTAGTGGTACTGTTTAAGGTCCCAGGCTACATGATTGGAGTAACGTTGTTTATTCTTTACTTAAGCACCATAAAAAATTTAAACACGCCATATCTATGGCCGTTCATACCATTTAATCCAAAAGCGTTTTTGCAGATTCTTGTACGGGTTGCCGTGCCGCTGTCAAAAGTGCGTCCTAGCATCGTACATCCGCAGAATAGAAAAAAGCAGCCAAACTAA
- a CDS encoding stage V sporulation protein AA, with the protein MDKVIYLRMRQRVQVLQHQKVTIEDVAQIVASDEKEREIKKYIIHEVTPEDKHLIVIDVMRVIGTIQKNNQEIDVQTIGPAQSILEIQMKQKTLAPVYFVLVWLLLFTGSALAIMNFHEDVSMQLVHQKIYYMITGHYKEQPLLLQIPYSFGLGLGMILFFNHLFRKRLNEEPSPLEVEMFNYQQDLDQYVIVHENKETEKKINDD; encoded by the coding sequence TTGGATAAAGTAATATACCTTCGTATGCGGCAACGCGTTCAAGTCCTTCAGCATCAGAAAGTAACGATTGAAGATGTAGCGCAAATCGTCGCATCAGATGAAAAAGAAAGGGAGATTAAAAAATATATCATTCATGAAGTAACCCCCGAAGATAAACATTTAATTGTTATCGATGTAATGAGGGTAATAGGTACGATTCAAAAGAATAACCAAGAGATCGATGTTCAGACGATCGGACCCGCCCAGTCCATCTTGGAAATCCAGATGAAACAAAAAACATTAGCTCCAGTATATTTTGTACTCGTGTGGCTTCTGCTCTTCACGGGTTCGGCTCTTGCCATTATGAATTTTCATGAAGATGTCAGCATGCAGCTTGTTCATCAGAAAATTTATTACATGATTACTGGGCATTATAAGGAGCAGCCACTGCTGTTGCAGATTCCTTATTCATTTGGCCTGGGGCTCGGAATGATTCTATTTTTTAATCATTTGTTTCGAAAAAGGCTTAATGAAGAACCAAGTCCGCTCGAAGTAGAAATGTTCAATTACCAGCAAGACCTCGATCAGTATGTAATCGTCCATGAAAATAAAGAAACAGAGAAGAAAATCAATGACGATTAA
- the spoIIAB gene encoding anti-sigma F factor has translation MRNEMKIQFSALSQNESFARVTVAAFIAQVDPTVDELTEIKTVVSEAVTNAIIHGYENKATGMVYIEAAIEEDTIHLTIRDEGLGIPDLDQARQPLYTSKPELERSGMGFTIMENFMDEVEVISEPSYGTTIHLTKYLTKNKAMCN, from the coding sequence ATGAGAAATGAAATGAAGATTCAGTTTTCAGCTTTAAGTCAAAACGAATCCTTTGCCCGTGTGACTGTTGCAGCATTTATTGCCCAAGTCGATCCTACTGTGGACGAATTAACTGAAATCAAAACAGTTGTTTCTGAAGCCGTTACAAATGCAATTATCCATGGTTATGAAAATAAAGCAACCGGCATGGTTTACATTGAGGCAGCAATAGAAGAGGACACTATCCACCTTACGATACGTGACGAAGGTTTGGGGATACCTGATCTAGATCAGGCGAGACAGCCTCTATATACTTCTAAGCCAGAGCTGGAACGCTCAGGAATGGGCTTTACGATCATGGAGAATTTTATGGACGAAGTTGAAGTCATCTCAGAACCGTCGTACGGAACTACGATTCACTTGACAAAATACTTAACCAAAAATAAAGCTATGTGTAATTAA
- a CDS encoding DUF309 domain-containing protein: MNYPKAWIDYLIYFHTDQDFFECHEVLEEHWKNEGMKGNLWPGLIQIAVALYHQRRSNMNGAKRMITSGIQKLYEERNALIELGLDVDTLFEVLENRKKEIDQQKEFTSIALPMSHPLLHACLKKSAKTEEDWKTKRIPDDQIIHKHRLRDRTPVIEEREKQKLQKKRTL, translated from the coding sequence TTGAATTATCCGAAAGCTTGGATTGATTATTTAATTTATTTCCATACTGATCAAGATTTTTTTGAGTGCCATGAAGTACTCGAGGAGCATTGGAAGAACGAAGGTATGAAAGGAAACCTATGGCCGGGGCTCATCCAGATCGCTGTAGCTCTTTACCACCAAAGACGCAGTAATATGAACGGTGCAAAAAGAATGATAACAAGCGGAATTCAAAAACTCTATGAAGAAAGAAATGCTTTGATTGAATTAGGATTGGATGTTGATACCTTATTTGAAGTACTAGAGAACAGAAAAAAAGAAATTGATCAGCAGAAAGAATTTACTTCTATTGCACTCCCTATGAGCCATCCTCTTCTTCACGCTTGCTTAAAAAAATCAGCAAAAACAGAAGAAGATTGGAAAACAAAGAGAATTCCTGATGATCAAATCATTCATAAGCATAGATTAAGAGACAGAACTCCAGTTATCGAAGAAAGAGAAAAACAAAAATTGCAGAAAAAACGAACTTTATAA